GGGTACAGTTCCACCCCGAAAGCGTGCTGACCGGCCACGGCAAGCAGCTCATCGAGAACTTTCTGAAGATGTAAATGGGGTTACGCATGAGGCGGGTCTTCGCGGCGACGATGCTGGTGGGCTGGGCTTTGAGCGTACCCGCGCAGCAACAGAAGCCGGTCGGCTATGTGCCGACGGCGAGCGCGACCGTATCCGGCGAGATGGTGGTGACCGGCGGCAAGGCGGCACTGAGTGGATCGAACGTGGTGACGGCGCTGGACCGTACGGCGGTGGTGACGCTGGCGCGCGGCGGCTCGGTGGACGTGTGTCAGACCAGCTCGCTGCATGTGACGGGTTCGGGTGACTCGGACGGATTGTTGCTGGCGCTGGATCGCGGGGCGCTCGAGCTGCACATGGCGGCCTCGGCCAGCGACGTGCTGATGACGCCGGACCTGCGATTTGCGATGGTCTCGGCCGGGCCGCTGGACCTGCGAGTGCGGGTGACCCAGAATGGGGATACATGCGTTGAAAACAAAGGCCGCAAGGCCCCGGTGCTGAAGATCAGCGACGCCTTCGGCGAGGCTTCTTATGAGCTGAAGGCCGGGCAGCATGTGATGTTCGAGCACGGCAGCCTGAAGGAAGTGGTGGACCGGGAGACGGTGCCGTGCGGGTGTCCGCCGCCCGAACCGGCGGGGGTTTCGATTGCGGATGCGGCTCTGAGCGGCAAGACGGTCTCGCCGAAGCTGGCGGCAAAGCAGCATCCGTTTCCGGCGGCGGTGAGCGAGGGGCTGGCGGAGCCGTCGCCGCTGCCCGCGCAGAAGCCGGGGGAGACACATACGCAGGTGTCCGACTCGCTGGGGTATGACGGGACGGTGCCGGTGACTCCCACGCCGCTGGAGCATGGGACCGGAATTGCAGCGGACCCTTTGGGCCAGCCCGCGCAGGCACAGGAGCAAAAGGGCGTCTTCCATGCCGTGGGGCGGTTCTTCCGCCATCTCTTCGGACGGGAGTGAAGCGGAACCCGGTGCTAGTCGGAGCCACCGACCACGCGCAGCGCCGAGAACCCCACGAAGTGGCTGCGATACAATTGCAGGGTTGAGGGCTGGTCTCTGCGTCTATCGAGCGAGCGCCCCGACACACATCTTGGAAGCTGATTTTGAAGCTGATTTCAAAAAGCTTCGGCTATGAGGGTTTTTCTATATGTCGATTCCTGCCACGCAGATGCGTCCGGGCATGATTATCAAGTACAAAGACGACCTGCACCTGGTGTTCTCGGTGGAACACCGCACGCCGGGTAACCTGCGGGCGTTCATCCAGGCCAAGCTGCGCAACGTGCGCACGGGCTCGATGTTTATCGAACGGTTTCGCTCGCCCGACCCGATCGACCGCGTCTACGTGGACGAAGTGAAGATGGAGTTCCTGTACAGCGACGGCGACGACTACTACTTCATGGACGAGGCGTTCGAGCAGACGATGCTGAAGCGCGAGACGCTGGGCGATGCGGTGGATTTCCTGATCCCGAACCTGTCGATCAGCGTGAGCTTCCACGACGGCAAGGCTGTGGGTATCGAGCTGCCGACGGTGGTGGAGATGACCGTGATGGAGACCGAGCCGGGCATCAAGTCGGCCACGGCGTCTTCCGTAACCAAGCCCGCCAAGACCGAGACCGGCCTGGTGGTGCAGGTGCCGCCGTTCATCAACGAGGGCGAGAAGATCCGCGTGGATACGGCCGAAGGCGCTTACATGAGCCGCGCGTAAGATTTGTTACTGCAATCTCGAAGAGGCCGGGGCGCACAGCTTCGGCCTCTTTAGTTTGGCCGCAGGCGCTATTTTGCGTGACGGGCGCTGCCTTGCATGGCGATAAGCCGGATGCGACACTGGGGGAATGGTTCAGCACTATCTCGTCAAGGGCCGCGTGCAGGGGGTCGGGTTCCGGTGGTTCGTGCACCGGGAGGCCGCCGAGATTGGCCTGCGCGGCTGGGTCAGGAACACCGATACAGGGCACGTGGAGATCGTCGCGGCGGGCACGCCGGAGCAGTTGCTGGAGCTGAAGGCCGCGCTGCGGCAGGGCTCGCGCGGCAGCCGGGTGGATGCCATCGAAGAGCACGAGCTGCTCGAGAACGAGGGCGAGAAGCTGGGACCATTTGAGATTGAAGGGGCATGGTAAAGACCAATTGAAGGAATTTGAGGAGGATTTGACGTTGAAGACACCTGTGAACTGTGAGCCGTTGAAGGAGCTGATCCGTACGGTGCCCGACTTTCCGAAGCCGGGGATTTTGTTCTACGACATTACGACGCTGCTGAAGGACAAGGCCGGGATGGCGCAGCTCATCGACGCCTTTGCCGCGTACTACATCGGCAAGGAGATCGACCTGGTGCTGGGGATCGAGGCGCGTGGCTTCATCTTCGGACCGGCGCTGGCGTACCGGCTGAACGCGGGCTTTGTGCCCGTGCGCAAGCCGAAGAAGCTGCCTGCTCCGACGGCGAAGGTCTCGTACGATCTGGAGTACGGCACCGACTCGCTGGAGATTCACCTGGACGCGATTGAGCCGGGCCAGCGCGTGGTGATCGTGGACGACCTGCTGGCCACCGGCGGGACGATGCAGGCGACGGTGAAGCTCGTGCGGCAGCTCGGCGGGGAGATCGCGGGCATCGGGTTTGCCATTGAGCTGGACTTCCTGAAGGGCCGCGATAAGTTCCAGGAGTACGACGTGCTGAGCCTGCTGCATTACGATGAGTAGGAACTCTTGGATGAGAAGAGTCAAAACCAATACACTTGGAAAACTTCTGCTACCGCTCGTCTTCTTGATCTCTCCTATGACATGGGGACGGGCGGAAAGCTCCGCAGCACTGCATGAGCGTCTGCACAGGGTTGCCCAGGGCAATGTCCTGGATGATGCCTCCCTGCAACCATGGCATCTCAAGATGACTGTGCAGCTCTATGATTCCAAGGGTTCGCCAAGCGAGAGTGGCACTCTCGAAGAGTGGTGGGGCGGCGCGCAAAAAGATCGCCAGATCTTCACGACCCCCTCCTACACTGCAACCATCGTGCATAACGAACACGGTCTCTTTCTTAGTACCGGTGCGAGCTTACCTCCCGCTCTCCTGGAGCAGTTGCGAAAGCAAGTTGTGCACCCAATGCCGTCCGACCATGAGGTCGATCAGAGCACGCCGGATCTGCACCACCTCCCCCTGGGAGGGGTCGATCTGGACTGCGTGATGTTGACCCAGACGATCAAAGGGGTTGCCTTCGCTCCTCTCGGCCTGTTTCCGACCTACTGCATGAGCCGTGGCGAAGATACTCTGCGGGTCAGCTATGAGTTTGGCAACCAACTGACCTTGCGGGTCAGAACGGGAGCCTTTCAATCCCGGCACGTTCCGCTCGATACCTCCATTCAGATTGCGGGCGTCCAGGCCGCAAGCGCACACATTGACAAGCTTGAGTCAGTACCCGAACAATCGGTGAACTCCGATGTCATCGACGGGTTGACCTCCGTGAATGGAGCCACGGCAGAGGTAGATACGGCTGTGATGGCGGGACATGTCCTTCATAAAGTCGCGCCGATTTACCCTGATAGGGCAAGGAAGGGACATATCTCGGGCACAGTGCTACTCCATGTGATTATTGGTACCGACGGTCATGTGCATGATTTGAGTGTTATCAGCGCACCCGATCCGGAGCTGGCGATTGCAGCCATTGCCGCTGTCCGTCAGTGGACCTATACACCCTATATCAACAACGGGGAACCAGCGTCAGTGGACACCAAGGTCACAGTTAATTTCAACTTTGCGCCGCGTTAGATTTCTGCAGTACCGCAGCCTGCTGCATTACGATGAGTAGGAAGTAGTTTTCCGGCTCTGAATTCATCAGACCATCACACAGATCCTTATGCTCGCCATGAGCATGAATGCAGGCGCGTTCGTCTTTTGAAGCACCAACAAAACAGGAGAGACCTATGATTCAGTCCGTGGGATACGCAGCTAAAAGTGTAGCTGCATCGCTTGAGCGATTCGAGTTTGAACGGCGCGACGTGCGGCCGGATGATGTCGTGGTCGAGATTGCCTACTCGGGCATCTGCCACTCGGATATCCATCAGGTGCGCGACGAGTGGGGCGGGGCCATCTTCCCGATGGTGCCGGGACACGAGATCGTCGGCTATGTAACGGCGGTTGGCTCCGCAGTGACCAAGTTCAAGGTAGGCGACCTGGCCGGTGTGGGCGTCATGGTCGATTCGTGCAAGGTCTGCTCGAACTGCGAGGCCGATGAGGAAGCCTACTGCGAGAAGGGCTTCGTGGGCACGTACAACAGCAAGGACTACGAGGGCGTGCTGACGCGGGGCGGCTACTCGAACAACATCGTGGTCGCCGAGCGGTACGTTCACACCATCTCGAAGAAGCTGGAGCCGAAGCTGGCGGCGGTGGCTCCGCTGCTGTGCGCGGGCATTACCACCTACAGCCCGCTGCGCCACTGGAAAATCGGCCCGGGCAAGAAGGTCGGGATCGTCGGCTTGGGCGGACTGGGGCACATGGGGCTGAAGTTCGCGCACTCGTTCGGCGCGCATGTGGTGCTGTTCACCACCTCCGCGGGCAAGGAAGCCGATGCGTTGCGGCTGGGCGCGGACGAGGTCGTGATCTCGAAGGATGCCGAGGCGATGGCCAAGTACAAGGGCAGCCTCGACTTCATTCTGGACTGTGTCTCGGCTCCGCACGACATCAACCTGTACCTGAGCCTGCTGCGACTGGACGGTACGGTGTGCCTGGTGGGCCTGCCGGAGACGCCGATGGAGGTGGCCTCGTTCTCGACGGTGGTGAACCGGCGCAGCCTGGCCGGGTCGATGATCGGCGGCATGAAAGAGACGCAGGAGATGCTGGACTACTGCGCGGAAAACGATATCGTCTCGGAGATTGAGCTGACGACGGTGGGCGAGCTTGATACGGCTTACGACCGCGTGGTGAAGAGCGATGTGAAGTATCGCTTCGTGATCGATATGAAGTCGCTGAACGCTTAGTACTGCCAACGAGAACGGCGCGTGCCCTGCTGATCGGGGCACGCGCCCTTTTTATTTGCGAGGCTCTTCGGTGATGAGGAGGCTGTCGGCGGCGGCAAGGTAGCCTTTGCGACGGAACCAGTCCTCCATGGCCGCCTGGAGCGTTACGAGAGGGATGCGGTGGCCCGCCTCCATCAGTCCGTCGGCCAGGGGCAGGGTGTCGTCGAAGATGGCGTCGTTGGTGAAGTTGCGCATGGCGAAGCTGTCGATCCACCTGATCGGGCAGGGCTCGGCAAAGCCATTGGGGTGGATGCGGTCGATGTGGAGGAGACGGGCGAACATGAGTGCCCCGCTTTAGGCGAAGAGCGTGAACATCGGCGACTCGACGGCCAGCGTCTGGACCGGGCCGGTGAGCAGGCCGGTGCCCTCGTTGCGGGCGAAGACTGTGACTGACGACGAGTTCTGGTTGCCGCAGAGCAGCCAGCGGCCCGTGGGGTCGAGCGTGAAGTGCCGGGGAATGTGGCCGCCGCAGGGGATGCGCTGCTTCAGCGTCAGGGCGCCGCTCTCCGGGTCGATGGCGAAGACGACGAGCGAGTCCTCGCCGCGGTTGCTGGCGTAAAGGAAGTAGCCGTTGGCCGAGATGGCGATCTCCGCCGCCGTGTTGGTGGGGCCGTGGTAGTCGGGTTCGACTGTGCGGACCGTGTGGTCGGTGTAGGTCAGCAGGGCCTCGGGCGCGTGGCCGTGGGTCGCGATCCAGAGGTACTGGTCGATGCTGGAGTCGATCTCGGTGATGCCGTAGACCCAGCGCCCGTTGGGGTGGAAGGCCACGTGGCGCGGGCCGGAGCCGGGGCGATGGTTGCCGGAGAGGTGCGGCTCACCCAGGCGGGCGTCGGGCTCGAGCGCGAAGGTGACGATCTGGTCGTTGCCCAGGTCGTTGACGATGAGGAAGCGGTTATCGGGCGAGATCGTCGTCGAATGCGGGTGCGGCGCGTCCTGCCGGGCGGTGACGGGGCCTTGCTGGCCGAAGGCGGCGGCGTGGAAGTCGATGTGCTCGACCGGGCCGGAGAGGGTGCCGTCGGGCTGGATGCGGTAGCTGCTGATGCCGCTGCCGTAGAAGTTAGCCACGTAGGCCGCGCTGCCGGTGACGTCGACCGAGATGTAGCAGGCTCCGGCGAAGCCCGAGGGGACCTTGCCCACGGAGCTAAGCGCGCCGGTGGCGGCATCGACGGCGAAGGTGGTGACGGTGGCGGTCTCGTCCTTGCCCTCGTTGGTGACGTAGAGGAAGCGGCGGCCGTTACGCAGAGGACCGAGCGCGAAGAAGGCCGGGCGGAAGGTCGTGGCGGCCAGAATCGGCTGCGTCAGTTGGCCGGTGACGGTGTCGAAGCGGCAGGCGTAGATGCCTTTGCCGGGACCGGCGGCGGTGTCCGAGCCGATGTAGACCCAGGGCTGCGGAGGAGGAGCCTGCTTCTTCTCGCGGCGGTGGAAGAACTTGGGAGTAGCCAAGAAATCTTGCGCCTCGGCCCGGAGGCCGAGGGCAATGGCCGGAAGCAGGCCAAGGAGACGGCGGCGCGTAATCACGATCGGCGCGGGGTCTCGGGCAGCTCGAAGGTGGCGGGGTCGCCGGGCCGCACGCCCAGGTAGCGATCGGTCGTGACGTCATCGCTGATGACCGGAAGCGAGGGCAGGAAGTCGGTGCGGCCCGCCTCGGCGACGACTGCGTTGGCGTGCTCGAGCACCTCGTCGACGGTCATGGTGTACATCTCGCGGCCGTTGTCGTAGCCGGACTCGATGGCGGCCTTCAGGTAGCGGCCCGCGGTCTGGGCAGCCAGGTAATCCGTGATGACCTTGCCGGTGCGGCGCTTCTGCTCCACCCATGCGAGGTTGGGCATGGCGATCCAGACGGGGCGGCCGTCGACGGCGAAGCGGATATCGGTCGCGTCGGCGTGGCGCGTCGCGATGGCGACGACGGTGCCCTTCCAGGTGCAGTGGAGGGCCTGTCCAGTCCAGCGGTCGGTTACCGTGAAGTCTTCATACATGGAATTAGCTTAGTTCAGGGGCGATGGCGGAGCAAGTGAATAGGATCAGGCGAATGTGCCCCGTCCGCGAAATTGGTAGGTGCGGGCTTCGAGCTTCTGCTACACTCGCGGCGTGAGGCGTCTCCTCTCCATCCTGCTCGTGGTCCTGTTCGGCCTTCCGCTGATCACGCCCCTGTTCGCGCTGAACGCGGGGATGAACTCGGGGCTGGCAGCGTGCTGCCGCCGGGGCGGGATGCATCACTGCGAGCTGACCATGGAGCAGCTCTCCGAGATGAGCCAGGAGACGCACCTGATCGCGCATCGCAACTGCTGCCCCGCCTTCCCCAAGGCGGTAAGCCCGGCGCAGCAGCACCACGATCTCTCGTTCGACACCTCTGCCCTGCTCTTCGGCGAGGTGGTCTCACACCCCGCGGTACACCCGCAGACCGAGGCCAAGGCGCGCGTCGCCGAGGACCGGGCGCGGCAGAAGCGCGGACCTCCGGCAGTCGTCCTCTCCTAAGCACCGCTCTCATTTCCAGCAACTCCGAAGAGCACCGTCGCGGTTCAGCCCGAGCCTTGGGATTCGTGTCTCAGGCTTCGTGTCTCTGCACCCCGCGACCACCGAAGAGTCCGTTAGGAGGACCCCTTGCATCGTCTGCTTGCTGCACTCCTGTTTTTGTTTGCTTTACCCTGTCTATCCGCTCAGGAAACCATCAACAACGCCTCGCTGAGCGGGCGCGTTACCGACACCTCCGGGGCCGTCGTGCGCCATGCCAGCGTCACCGCCCGCGAGATCGAAACCAACACCTCCGCCACCACGACCAGCGATGCGGCGGGGCGCTTTCGCTTCCCTTACCTGCGCGTGGGACGGTACGAGGTCGTCGTGCAGGAGGCTGGTTTCTCCGATGCAAAACGCACGCTGAACCTGACCATCGGCGCGGCCTTTGAGCTGCCGGTAGAGCTGACCGTGGGGAGCGCGACGCAGGCCGTCAACGTCGATGCCGAAGGCCCGCTGCTCGAAGCCGACCGCAGCCAGGTGGCGGGGACAATCTCGCAGACCGAGGTGGCGAACCTGCCCTTCAACGGGCGCAACTTTCTCGACCTGGCACTGCTGGTGCCGGGGGTATCACCGACCAACACGGCGGCCAACCAGCTCTTTGCCGAGACCTCGGCGGTGGGCGGGCAGGGCATCTCGGTGAGCAGCCAGAGGAACTTCTCCAACAGCTTCATCGTCGATGGGCTTTCGGCCAACGACGATGCGGCCGGGCTGGTCCAAACCTCGTTCGGGCTGGACGTGATCCGCGAGATGCAGGTGGTGACCAGCGGCGGGCAGGCCGAGTTCGGGCGGGCGCTGGGCGGGTACATCAACTTCGTCTCGAAGAGCGGCACCAACGCGCTGCACGGCGATGCCTACGGCTACCTGCGCAACCAGCGGCTGAACGCGGCTAATGCACTCTCGGGCACCAACCTGCCGTTGACGCAGGCGCAGTACGGCGCGTCGCTGGGCGGGCCAATCGTCAAGGATCGTACGTTCTACTTCGGCAACTTCGAGCAGCGGCAGTTGAACCAGAACGGCGTCATCACAATCACGGCAGCCAATGCGGATGCGATCAACACGGCGCTGAAGTCTGCTGGATATCCGGGGCAAAGCCTTGCCATCAGCAGCGCCACGCCGACGACGCTCTATCCCAACCCGGTTCGGTCGAGTAACTTCTTCGCCAAGCTGGACCACAAGGTGAACGACCGCGATCAACTGAGCGTGCGCTACAGCCTGTACCACGTCAGCAGCACCAACTCGCGCGGCGCGGGCGGGATCAACTACACCAGCGCCGCCGCGGGGCTTGAGGATCTCGACCAGACCGTGGCCGTGAGCAACATCGACATGCTGACGCCGCGCACGGTGAACGAGACGCGCGGGCAGTTCACCAACAGCAACCTGCGCGCTCCGGTGAACGATCCGGTGGGACCGGCGGTGAGCATCTCCGGCGTGGCCGCGTTCGGCACGCTCTCCGGCTCGCCGACGGCGCGGTACGACCGGCTGTACGAGGTGGTCGACAACCTCTCGCACCAGGCCGGGGCGCACGCGCTGCGCGTGGGCGCGGACTTCCTCTTCAACGATCTGACGATCACGTATCCGCAGTCGATTCGCGGCAGCTATGCGTTCTCCTCGCTGGCCAACTTCCAGAAAGGGACGTACAGCACCTTCACGCAGTCGTTCGGCAACTACGTGGTGCCGCAGACGAATCCGAACATCGGCTTCTACGCGCAGGACGAGTGGAAGGTCAGCTCGGCGCTGACGCTGAACGTGGGCGTGCGCTACGATCTTCAGTTCCTGAAGAGCCTTTACATGGACAGCAACAACGTCTCGCCGCGTGTGGGCTTCGCGTGGTCGCCGTTCAGGAAGAGCGGCACCGTGGTGCGCGGCAGCTATGGGCTGTTCTACGACCGCATCCCGCTGCGTGCGCTCTCCAATGCTCTTGAGAGCGACGGCAATACGACGGCGATCAACAGTAACACCTTCACCACCATTGCGCTCTCCTATGGGCAAGCAGGCGCACCCGCGTTCCCCAACATCGACACGGGTTATACCGCAACGACGATCCCCGCCAACGTGCGCCTGAGCCTGAGCACGATGGACCCGCACATGCAAAATGCGTTCTCGCAGCAAGTGAGCCTCGAGGTCGATCAGCAGATGACTCCGACGAGCAACCTTGCAATCAGCTACCAGCACCTGCGCGGCGAGCACCTGCTCATCTCCGTCAACCTGAACACGCCGACCTGCTATGCGTCCGTCGATCCGATCAACCTGTGCAGGCCGAACGCCGCGTATGCGAACAACAAGCAGTACCAGTCGGCGGCGGACTCCTACTACGACGCGCTCTCGGTCTCGTACGTGCAGAGGCCGGTGCGCTGGGGCAGCTATCGCGTCTCGTATACGTGGTCGAAGGCGATTGATAACGTCAGCGAGTTCTTCTTCAGCTCGCCGGTAAACAACTACAACCTGCGCGAGGACCGCTCGCTCTCGGACGACGACCAGCGCAATCGCGTGGTCTTCGACGCGACCGTGCATACGTCGATGGAGCACGCGACAAACGTGGCCCAGAGGCTGCTGTATGGGTTTCAGCTCGGAGGGATATTGCAGTACTACTCGCCGCTGCCGTTCAACGTGACGACCGGCGGCAACAGTCTCCAGACGACGGCGCTGCGGCCCTGTCTGCCGGGGTTTGTGCTGACACCCACCGCCGCCAACTCCTGCGCCAACGCGCTGCCCGGAACCATGATCGGACGCAACGCCGGTGTGGGTTTCGACAGCTTCACCATGAGCGCGCGGCTGAGCCGGACGTTTCCTTTGGGCGAACGATTCAGGCTACAAGGAATCGCCGAAGCCTTCAATGCGTTGAACCATCGCAACGATCAGGTGCCGAATGGAACCTTCGGGACGGGGGCTTATCCATCTGCTCCTGTGTCTACGTATCGTCAGGCAACGGCAGTGGGTGATCCGCGTAACGTGCAGCTTGCTTTGCGGTTGAGCTTCTAGCAACAGCAAAAGCGCCCTCACGCCGGGCGGGCGGCACTTCGTGCGGTACTGGACGCTGCGCGTATTTCTTGCCTATGCATGAAGCCCATGTCTCAACTCTGAGACATGGGCTTCATGCACAACTCACAACACTTACCTACTCGCCAGCGCGTCGCACCGGCGTAGACTTCAACCGCCGATTGATCGCAGGCTCGGAGTTCGGAGCCTTCTTGTTGCGGCGCTTCTTGCTCGTCTTACCCTTCGCCGGAGCCGCCTCAATCACAGCGCGCATCCAGTAGTTCCCCTCAGCATCCAGCTCGATGCCGTGCACCTCGCGCTCGAAGCCGGGGAAGCGCTTGCCGAACTCCTCCATCGCCAGGATGAGCCGGATCACCGGGCTATCCGGGCCGCCCAGGCGCTCGCCAGGCATCGACATCGGAATCCCCGGCGGATACGGCACCAACATTACCGCGGCAATGCGGCCCGCCATCTCGCGGAACGGAATCTTCTCCGTCTCGTGCTTCAGCAGCTTCTGGTAGGTCTGGAAGGGCGTGAGCACGGGATCGAAGTCCTCATCGCAAGCCTCATTCACAAGACCGGCGAGGTTGAGCTTCATCATCGCCTCGTGCATCTCGTCCGAAAGCTCCTTCAGCGTGGTGTTGCGATAACGCTGCGGATACTTGGTGACCAGCTCGGGCAGAGCCTCTTCGAGCGATGCCTCGCCGTCGTAGAGCCGCTTGAACTCGAAGAGATTCTCGAGCAGGCTGCCCCACTTGCCCTTCGACGTGCCGACCGAGAAGAGCACCAGCACGGTGTAGTCGCCGGTGCGGGCGATCTCGACGCGGCGGCCGTCGAGGAACTCCGTCAAGATCGCCGCGGGGATGCCCCAGTTGCCGACCACGCCCTGCGCGTTGACGCCGGGGGTGAGGATCGTCACCTTGGTCGGGTCGAGCATACAGTAGGAGTCGGCGATGTCCTCGTCCTGATAGCCGTGCCACTCCTCGCCGGGCTTCAGGGTCCAGCAGCAGGAGTTGGTGGCGAGCAGGCTGTCGGGAGCCTCTTCAAAGACGAAGGTTTCTTCTGTAATAGGATCGGTTACAATCTCCGGCTGGTAGAGCCGGAAGAACCATCCGTCGCCGTTCGACTGCACGGCGCGCAAGCGGTGCGCGATGGAACTCATCGCTTTGCGGAAGCTGATGGCGTCCTGAATGGTCTCGTTCATCAGCGTCGGCCCGGCAGGCTCGTCCATCATGGCGGCAGCGACGTCGAGGCTCGCGATGAGCGGATAGAACGGCGAGGTGGTGCCGCGCATCATGAACGCCTCGTTGAACTGGTCGAAGTCCATCGGTGCGCGCTCGGAGAGCTTGACGTGAATCATCGAACCCATCGAGAAGGCCGCGAGCATCTTGTGCGTGGACTGCACGGCGAAGATGGCGGGGCGGTCTTCCATGTCATCGGGCACGTCCATGGCGAAGCGGCCCTTGTAGATCTGGTGGAACTTGGCGTAGGCGTACCAGGCCTCGTCGAAGTGGATGCGCGGCACCGACTTCGAAAGCTCCTCGACGACGCGGTTCACGTCGTAG
This is a stretch of genomic DNA from Granulicella sp. WH15. It encodes these proteins:
- a CDS encoding Orn/Lys/Arg decarboxylase N-terminal domain-containing protein, with translation MNEGRWVLLIASEVGGTDSVSDRAMERLVDAIKEEGYEVVRTSTPEDGLSLVTSDPSHSAILLDWDLEGDNQFDERAALQILRAVRRRNKKIPIFLIADRTLVSELPLEVVRQVHEYIHLFGDTPAFIANRVDFAVERYHEQLLPPYFRELKKYTDQGAYSWDAPGHMGGVAFLKHPVGTEFHKFFGENLLRSDLGISTAPLGSWLDHLGPPGESERNAARIFGADWTFYVLSGSSNSNQIVGQGVIAQDDIVLADANCHKSICHALTVTGARPVYFKPTRNGYGMIGLVPLKRFSPEFVKGLIDKSPFTAGAASKIPTYAVVTNSTYDGLCYDVNRVVEELSKSVPRIHFDEAWYAYAKFHQIYKGRFAMDVPDDMEDRPAIFAVQSTHKMLAAFSMGSMIHVKLSERAPMDFDQFNEAFMMRGTTSPFYPLIASLDVAAAMMDEPAGPTLMNETIQDAISFRKAMSSIAHRLRAVQSNGDGWFFRLYQPEIVTDPITEETFVFEEAPDSLLATNSCCWTLKPGEEWHGYQDEDIADSYCMLDPTKVTILTPGVNAQGVVGNWGIPAAILTEFLDGRRVEIARTGDYTVLVLFSVGTSKGKWGSLLENLFEFKRLYDGEASLEEALPELVTKYPQRYRNTTLKELSDEMHEAMMKLNLAGLVNEACDEDFDPVLTPFQTYQKLLKHETEKIPFREMAGRIAAVMLVPYPPGIPMSMPGERLGGPDSPVIRLILAMEEFGKRFPGFEREVHGIELDAEGNYWMRAVIEAAPAKGKTSKKRRNKKAPNSEPAINRRLKSTPVRRAGE